The following are encoded in a window of Roseimaritima ulvae genomic DNA:
- a CDS encoding 50S ribosomal protein L25: MAEVLHVEKREQMGSSATARVRRNGRVPAVLYGHGQPNEHLSIARSEVDALIRHHGRAVELQGSVADTAMVNDVQWDALGMEILHLDLLRVNLKEQVEVAVSVRVHGEAPGTREGGVLIENVHEVEIRCPAGSIPEFVGLNVSDLQIDQHAVASALELPDDAELVTDPETVIAHVEVPREQVETEGGEGDSEPELIGKKEDGEDSAAE; this comes from the coding sequence ATGGCTGAGGTTCTACACGTCGAAAAACGCGAACAAATGGGTTCGTCTGCGACCGCGCGAGTCCGCCGTAATGGCCGGGTTCCGGCCGTTTTGTACGGTCACGGTCAACCCAACGAACATCTCTCGATTGCCCGCAGCGAAGTGGATGCGTTGATCCGCCACCACGGCCGCGCGGTCGAACTGCAGGGCTCGGTGGCCGATACGGCCATGGTCAATGACGTCCAATGGGACGCCTTGGGCATGGAAATTCTGCACCTGGACCTGCTGAGGGTTAACCTTAAAGAACAGGTGGAAGTCGCCGTCTCGGTGCGAGTTCACGGCGAGGCACCGGGAACCCGCGAAGGCGGAGTCCTGATCGAAAACGTTCACGAAGTGGAAATCCGCTGCCCGGCCGGCAGCATTCCCGAATTCGTGGGCCTGAACGTCTCCGACCTGCAAATCGACCAGCACGCCGTGGCTTCGGCCCTGGAATTGCCGGACGATGCGGAACTGGTTACCGATCCGGAAACCGTGATCGCTCACGTCGAAGTGCCCCGCGAGCAGGTGGAAACCGAAGGCGGAGAGGGCGACAGCGAACCGGAACTGATCGGCAAGAAGGAAGACGGAGAGGACTCCGCTGCCGAATAG
- the pth gene encoding aminoacyl-tRNA hydrolase, whose amino-acid sequence MKLVIGLGNPGRRYQQTRHNVGFAVAQQLTNMVGGDTPRTRFEGELVEGSVDGTKVGLLCPMTYMNASGQSVRKAVDFYKLNATDILVVCDDLNLSLGRLRIRAKGSAGGQKGLADIIRHLGTDQFPRLRIGIDPAPPGWAVPDYVLGKFKPSELPTIEDAIQQAALAAADWVQHGTEFCMNRYNASANSN is encoded by the coding sequence ATGAAATTAGTGATTGGGCTGGGCAACCCCGGCCGTCGCTACCAGCAAACCCGACACAACGTCGGCTTTGCGGTCGCACAGCAACTGACAAACATGGTCGGTGGCGACACGCCCCGCACGCGGTTCGAGGGCGAACTGGTCGAGGGCTCGGTCGACGGCACCAAAGTCGGCCTGCTGTGCCCCATGACCTACATGAATGCCAGTGGCCAAAGCGTACGCAAGGCCGTTGATTTTTATAAACTGAACGCGACCGACATCCTGGTCGTTTGTGATGACTTGAATCTGTCGCTGGGACGACTTCGCATCCGTGCGAAGGGCTCGGCAGGAGGACAGAAAGGACTGGCGGATATCATCCGCCACCTGGGAACCGACCAGTTCCCCAGGCTGCGAATCGGCATCGACCCGGCCCCGCCCGGCTGGGCCGTTCCGGACTATGTCCTCGGCAAATTCAAGCCCAGCGAACTACCCACGATCGAAGACGCGATCCAGCAAGCGGCCCTGGCGGCCGCGGACTGGGTGCAACACGGGACCGAGTTTTGCATGAATCGCTACAACGCGAGTGCAAACTCCAACTAA
- the rplI gene encoding 50S ribosomal protein L9, producing MPKTKNRHNNAFKPLPKGENGGIRLLLIHNIEHLGKQGDIVEVKPGYANNYLLPQGMATVATEHHKRMVEKHREKLRQLELEKLVEYRSRAAEISRQSITIEANANDEGLLYGSVGAHDIAEGLKAVGISVPQDQIRLQGPLKELGLYTVKIHLHAEVDAELKVWVVPTVSAEEQAATR from the coding sequence ATGCCCAAAACCAAAAACCGTCACAACAACGCCTTCAAACCCCTGCCCAAGGGCGAAAACGGCGGAATCCGCTTGCTCCTGATCCACAACATCGAACACCTTGGCAAGCAGGGCGATATCGTCGAAGTCAAACCTGGCTACGCCAACAACTACCTGTTGCCCCAAGGCATGGCGACGGTGGCCACCGAACACCACAAACGCATGGTGGAAAAGCACCGTGAAAAACTGCGTCAGCTGGAACTCGAAAAACTGGTCGAATACCGCTCGCGAGCTGCCGAAATCAGCCGCCAGTCGATCACCATCGAAGCCAACGCCAACGACGAAGGCCTGCTGTACGGCAGCGTCGGTGCCCACGACATCGCCGAAGGTCTCAAAGCCGTTGGCATCTCCGTGCCGCAGGATCAGATCCGCCTGCAAGGCCCACTGAAAGAGCTGGGACTGTACACCGTCAAGATCCACCTGCACGCCGAAGTCGATGCGGAACTGAAGGTCTGGGTCGTGCCCACGGTCAGCGCCGAAGAGCAAGCCGCCACCCGCTAA
- the ssb gene encoding single-stranded DNA-binding protein: MASYNRVILVGNLTRDIELRHTPGGTAVTDAGIAVNDRRKTASGEWVDEVTFVDVTLWGRTAEVASEYLGKGSPILVEGRLKLDTWEADGQKKSKLRVVCDRMQMLGGRNESGGPSSGGPSSGKSSSGGYSGGTSGGYDSPPGNREAQPTGGGQGYNDPDIPF, from the coding sequence ATGGCCAGCTATAACCGCGTCATCCTGGTCGGCAACCTGACACGCGATATCGAACTGCGACACACCCCTGGCGGGACCGCGGTTACCGATGCTGGTATCGCTGTCAACGATCGGCGTAAAACGGCGTCCGGCGAATGGGTAGATGAAGTGACCTTCGTGGACGTGACCCTGTGGGGCCGCACGGCGGAAGTCGCCAGCGAATACCTCGGCAAGGGCTCGCCGATCCTGGTCGAAGGTCGACTGAAACTGGATACCTGGGAAGCGGATGGCCAGAAAAAATCCAAGCTTCGCGTCGTCTGCGACCGTATGCAAATGCTAGGCGGACGCAACGAAAGCGGCGGACCCTCCAGCGGCGGACCCTCCAGCGGCAAATCCTCCAGTGGCGGCTACAGCGGCGGCACCAGCGGCGGCTATGATTCGCCTCCGGGAAATCGCGAAGCTCAACCGACCGGCGGTGGCCAGGGGTACAACGACCCCGACATCCCATTTTAA
- the rpsF gene encoding 30S ribosomal protein S6 — MAKNVYETLLILDSNKYARDPGGVAAALNGLVEAIDGTVLASRLWMEQRLAYPMDGHQKGTYWLLYFEAEGSRLTELDRAFTLHEGIIREMTLRIDPRLVEPMLANARGEYRAGDETEDGDAAAEGDAASSESTEPAASAAE; from the coding sequence GTGGCAAAGAACGTTTACGAAACGCTGTTGATCCTGGACAGCAACAAATACGCCCGTGACCCCGGTGGCGTGGCAGCGGCCCTGAACGGCTTGGTAGAAGCCATCGACGGCACCGTCTTGGCTAGCCGCCTGTGGATGGAGCAACGCCTGGCTTATCCCATGGACGGCCACCAAAAGGGCACCTACTGGTTGCTGTACTTCGAAGCCGAAGGCAGTCGTCTGACCGAACTGGATCGCGCATTCACCCTGCACGAAGGTATCATTCGCGAAATGACCCTACGGATCGATCCGCGATTGGTCGAACCGATGCTGGCCAACGCTCGCGGCGAATACCGCGCTGGTGATGAAACCGAAGATGGCGATGCCGCTGCCGAAGGCGATGCAGCCTCGAGCGAATCGACTGAACCGGCCGCTTCCGCCGCTGAGTAG